ACGTCCGCAGCCATCATACGGGTGGTGTATGGCCCGACGGGCTTGTCTGAATCCCCCGCGCCCCGATTATCCAGCAGGTAACAGCGAAAGTGTTTTTCATACTCTTTCACGTGCTCTTCCCAGACGGTGCCGGGCGCGCCCAGACCCATGATTAAAATCAGCGGTTCACCTTGTCCGCGCACCTGGAACGCCATGTTGATGCCGTTGGTTTTAACGGTTGCCATATATTATATCGTATCGTTTTTTGTTATGCGCAGAAAGAGTAACCAGAGCTGCGAGCGCAATGCAAGCCAGGCTTTATTGCCAGTTTGCTTCACTTTTCCATAATCGCTGGCATTATTAGCGGTGTCCGATGGAAGACGAACAAGCCATCATCACCGCGCGATCCAGGCAGGAAGCCATGGAGTGGGCACTGGTTTTGGCCAGCCAGGGAATTCAATCGACGGTTGAGCCAGTGGCCGAAACATCCGCTTGGCGGTTGAACATTCCCGCCAAACAATACTTCCCGGCACGGGAATCCATCCGCCTGTATCTCCGGGAAAACCGCAATCGCCGCTGGCGGCGGGAATGGGAAACGACCGGGTTGCTATTTGATGGGCGGGCGGTCTTCTATTTCCTGTTTTTGAACCTGCTACACGGGATTGTTGCGACCGGTGTGGACGGGGTGCGGGAGGCCGGACGGATGGATGCGGCCAAAGTGGCATCGGGCGAATGGTGGCGCCTACTGACTGCCACCACCTTGCATGCCGACATTCCCCACCTGATAGCCAACACCACCACCGGCATCATCCTGCTGGGTGTGGCGATGGGTATTTACGGGGCGGGACCAGCGTTGCTGGGTTCGCTCTTGGCAGGTGCCATGGGCAACGGCCTCGGCCTGTTACTGCATGACGGGACTTATCGCAGTTTAGGGGCCTCGGGAATGGTCATGGGATCGCTGGGTTTGCTGGCGGCACATTCCTGGTTGCACAACCGCGAACTCGGCGGCTTAAAACTCGCCGTGCGCGGCTTGATGGGCGGTGTCTTTATCCTGTTACTTCTGGGGATGGATCCACGCAGCGACGTGGTGGTGCATGTGGGGGGATTTGTGGGCGGCATCCTGTCGGGATTACTTTGGGTGGCCACTCCGAATCGCTGGCGGCAAAAATACGCGACGGACTGGGGCACGGTCCTTGTTTGTCTGGTGCTGCTACTGGTCGCTTGGGGATTCGCCTTGCGATTTGGCTGAGTAACGTCTTTCACGGTTACATCCTTGTGTTAGGCGAATAAATTTCTCACGCTTTTAATCCTAACGTTTTTATTGACTTACCCGCCTAACGGTTTATCCTCGCCCTTATGCCGAAGACAACCGAAGAACAAACTGGTGCGGATTATCCGCTTCAACAGAATGAATCGCAAAGCGTGCAACAATGCCTGGTGGTCCCTGAACGGATTCAGCATTTGAGCACGACGGAACTGCCGCGCTCCGTGCGACTGGAGGGCGCCTTGGACAAATTGGGCGTCACCAAATTGGGAGACCTCAACGGAGTGCCGGTCAGCCGGTTGAGGAACGGTGGTAATTGCGGGCAGGTGACCATTAATGAACTTTTCAAGCTGATTGAACGCGCCAACGCCGGCGAGTTCGAATTGTCCGAGAGCGAGAAAAAACAGTTCAAGTTCGCCACCTTGGCCCGGTTTACGGATGAATTGGTGAAAGTGATTGACAAGCGGGACCGGGTGATTTTCCTCCGTCGTTTTGGTGGCAATACCGAACCGGCGCAAACGCTGGAAAGCATCGGCACCCGGTTTCATGTCACCCGCGAGCGCATTCGCCAGATTGAGACCAAGATCCTTATCCTGCTAAGCAGTGAGGGCGGCCCGAAACTCAAATTTTACTTGGAACGCGTGGTGGCCTACTGCTGCGAAGAAGTGTATCCGTTGACACCCGAGCGGGTGGCTCGCTGGGCGAAAGAGCAGAAATATGCGTTGCAATATCACCCCTCGTTTTACGTCCGGCTGTACGCGGATCTCTGGCCGGATTTGCCCGCTTGGCCGGACGGGCAGAAGGTTGGCTATTCCCATGCACCGCGCTTGGATGCGGTAGCCAAGTGCCTGGAAGACAAATTGCGGGAACAAAACACGAGCCTGACGCTCAAGAAAGCCCTGGCCATGTTGCAGGCGCCAGGTGGTTATCCGCAAGTCACCACAGTGGAATTTCTCCAAGCCCTTGGCCGGAGTCCATGGCTGCCGGTACAGTTTGACGACGGTAAAAATCCAAAGGTTTCCGCGGCGTAACCTGCCAAACTAGCCGCCCGCGCCGCGTAACCGCCGGGGTCAGGAAACCGGCCAGCATCTGTAAAATTCCGCCTTCTGACCTCGGCGGTTGCCAGTGCGGGCGGCCCTGTTTCCATTCCTGTGCCCATCCGCCCATCGCGAATCAGGTCAAAAACTGATATATGATGGTCAAGAATGCACATGTGATTTTAGTATGCGAAATCCGGGAGGTGTTGTTTAATAACTCCATGGCAGAGGTTCCGGGCCGGCCCGAGCAAACCAGCAACGGTTGGCCCGCCCTGAGAATACTGTGCCGTTAACTAAACGAAAGAAAACGATATGGAAAAAACACGCTTGGTGGAAAAAGATCCACAACTGAAAAAAGACGACTTGATCGTCATCACTGGCGCCGGCGGTTTCATTGCCGGCAACCTGGTCAAATATTTCCACACCAAAGGTTTCACCAACATTCGCGCGGTGGACAAAAAACCGTTGTACGAATGGTACCTGCGGACACCCGGAGTGGAAAATCTGAACCTGGATTGCAGCGAAGAGCTGAACTGCCGCCGGGTTTGCGAAGGCGCGGTGGAAGTCTATAACCTCGCCGCCGACATGGGCGGCATGGGATTTATCGAACGGTTCCGCGTCGAATGCCTGCGCAGCATCCTGGTCAACACCCACATGATCGAGGCCGCCTGGCGCGCGGGTGCGCGGCGTTACTTCTTCTCCTCCTCAGCCTGTGCGTACAATACCCTGCTCCAACAAGACCCGAACGTGCGCGCACTCAAGGAAACGGACGCGTATCCCGCGATGTCCGAACGCGGCTACGGCTGGGAAAAGCTGATGAGCGAAATGTTCTGCCAGGAATACTGGGCGGAGCGCGGCTTGAAGACCGCCATTGCCCGTTTCCACAATGTTTATGGCCCCCACGGCACCTGGGATGGTGGCCGCGAAAAAGCACCAGCCGCCATGTGTCGCAAGATGATCGAAGCCATTGATGCCAACAACCTCAACATCAGTATCTGGGGTGACGGTCATCAGACCCGCAGTTTCATGTATATTGACGACTGCGTGAAGGGCATTGATATGATCATGCACTGCGACAAATTGATTGCCACGCCGATCAACCTGGGCTCCAGCGAACTGGTCTCGATCAACGAACTGGTCTCCAAGGTCGAAAAAATCGCGGGTGTTAAATTGAAACGAACATACGATCTGAATGCGCCGCGCGGAGTGGCGGGACGCAATAGCGACAACACCTTCATCAAGCAGATGCTCAAATGGGAACCAAACACTCCCTTGGATACCGGTATGCGTGCTACTTACAAGTGGATTAAAGAGCAATACTATGCCCGCAAAGAGGGCAAACACGTGGTGGAATAACCCGACAGTGATCACCTCGTGAAAACGAATTGCACGCTGCCAATCACCAAAGTGATTGGCGGCATTCCCTATCGGCTGGCGTTGGCAGGCGGCTGGATTGACCAACCGTTCATCTCCCGCTTGAATCCTAATCCGCCCGGCTCCATGGTGGTCGTGGGAATTGAACCCACTGTCCGCTTCATGGATCGTAGCGGCATTGCCACCGGGACACGTAAAATTGCTCTTCAGCGTTGGAAGGGCAAGTTGCCGCCACGTGATCCCGCCGCTTTGGTCAAAGAACTGTACGATGCCGAAAATCAGGGTAAGCCTGAGCCATCCGGTTCGCAGGACATGATCGGGTTGATCTATCCCGGTATCAACCGGCTGGATTATGATTTTGCAGCCAATGGCGGCGTATTTCCCTCCCACATCGAATCGTTCAACAACGCCCGGGTGGCACGCTGGCTGGAAAAGGTTATCCACATCATACCGGTTGCCCCTCGTCCGGAAGGCTACAATCCTCTGGGTGAAAAACATCTGAGTTCCAAGTGGGTCGCCCGGCTGGGACAATCGGGCAAGGATTGCTTCAAAGCCATCTGCACGACGAACCTCAAAGCGCTCGGCGCTTCGATGAACGAATGCATGATGTGCTGGGAAGCCTTGTTGCCGCACACGGTCAAACACCCGACAGTGACCGTGGATCTCAAAGCCCTGCTGCGCTTTTATCAGGCGCAATATCCCGGCGCGATGTACTCTGGATGCGGTGGTGGTTACCTGTTTATCGTGTCTGAAAAACCTGTACCCGGCGCTTTCAAGGTGACCGTCCGTTTGGCCAAAGCTTAAGGATGGGGAAGCATGAAACGACACCAACGCCGGTCACGGCGTCAGTAACGGATGCGAATACACCTCCATCCGAACCCTTGCCAAATGCCTGGCAGCCGTTTACGCCGCGAGGAATCGCGGCGTTTTCCCAAGCCTCAACCGGACGCGTTATAGTTGTGCAAATTGCGATGGCGCTGCTCGCGGCAGCGGCGGTTTGTGGTTTATTGCACTGGGCATGTTTCCCAGTGGTTAACGTAGCTATCCGTCAGTTGCCGATCCGCGGAGACATCGTGGATGGCCGGATGCCATGGACCAATGCCACCCCCATCCTGTTGGCCGGTAACCCCATACTGGCCATTGTGGTGGATCCGGAGCATAC
This genomic interval from Verrucomicrobiota bacterium contains the following:
- a CDS encoding sigma factor-like helix-turn-helix DNA-binding protein codes for the protein MPKTTEEQTGADYPLQQNESQSVQQCLVVPERIQHLSTTELPRSVRLEGALDKLGVTKLGDLNGVPVSRLRNGGNCGQVTINELFKLIERANAGEFELSESEKKQFKFATLARFTDELVKVIDKRDRVIFLRRFGGNTEPAQTLESIGTRFHVTRERIRQIETKILILLSSEGGPKLKFYLERVVAYCCEEVYPLTPERVARWAKEQKYALQYHPSFYVRLYADLWPDLPAWPDGQKVGYSHAPRLDAVAKCLEDKLREQNTSLTLKKALAMLQAPGGYPQVTTVEFLQALGRSPWLPVQFDDGKNPKVSAA
- a CDS encoding rhomboid family intramembrane serine protease — translated: MEDEQAIITARSRQEAMEWALVLASQGIQSTVEPVAETSAWRLNIPAKQYFPARESIRLYLRENRNRRWRREWETTGLLFDGRAVFYFLFLNLLHGIVATGVDGVREAGRMDAAKVASGEWWRLLTATTLHADIPHLIANTTTGIILLGVAMGIYGAGPALLGSLLAGAMGNGLGLLLHDGTYRSLGASGMVMGSLGLLAAHSWLHNRELGGLKLAVRGLMGGVFILLLLGMDPRSDVVVHVGGFVGGILSGLLWVATPNRWRQKYATDWGTVLVCLVLLLVAWGFALRFG
- a CDS encoding NAD-dependent epimerase/dehydratase family protein yields the protein MEKTRLVEKDPQLKKDDLIVITGAGGFIAGNLVKYFHTKGFTNIRAVDKKPLYEWYLRTPGVENLNLDCSEELNCRRVCEGAVEVYNLAADMGGMGFIERFRVECLRSILVNTHMIEAAWRAGARRYFFSSSACAYNTLLQQDPNVRALKETDAYPAMSERGYGWEKLMSEMFCQEYWAERGLKTAIARFHNVYGPHGTWDGGREKAPAAMCRKMIEAIDANNLNISIWGDGHQTRSFMYIDDCVKGIDMIMHCDKLIATPINLGSSELVSINELVSKVEKIAGVKLKRTYDLNAPRGVAGRNSDNTFIKQMLKWEPNTPLDTGMRATYKWIKEQYYARKEGKHVVE